In one Bradyrhizobium cosmicum genomic region, the following are encoded:
- the malQ gene encoding 4-alpha-glucanotransferase, with translation MDLLAQAQIKGVQSEFVDALGKLRVTDPVALKSILDALPEKRVYRFVQGPVVVRALRHSRTELAAIGAPPLKWTITGNGNLIAQGETREPVIAWPADLPLGYHRLTLTDAEGATEDVPMIVAPERAFGGDFDRGWLLAVQLYSIRSDRNWGIGDFTDLAGLVRLAKQLGADGVGLNPLHVLFDNHPADCSPYSPNSRLFLNPLYIDVEAIPEFSADLVPDAAATAARLREGDRVPYADMAALKWRALRAAFDAFVTKASGVRRNDFDAFRADRAPLLSRFACFEVLRHRFVSPWWEWPAEWQQPDDTKCAELRDGPDKEEVEFVEFVQWTADSQLHAAKALASQLGMRVGLYLDVAVGVQSNGFDAWNEQVAISRHLAVGAPPDVLNTAGQDWGLAGFNAGGLEAQSFVPFADMLAASMRHAGAIRIDHVLGLKRLYLVPRGFKPDNGAYVQMPFEALLGAIARESVAHKCIVIGEDLGTVPEGFRETMQDFGIWSYLVMMFERDEAGHFRNSDFYRPNALVTLNTHDLCTYAGWRSFSDLKVKLSLGLDPGESEQARWDALGMLDEILRQNGITANDLYSVLAFLSRTPSRLLAVSLEDLLGVLDQPNIPGTIDEHPNWRQRLPVALDKIAAKVDLAALKAATRERSLIGGS, from the coding sequence ATGGATCTTTTAGCTCAAGCCCAGATCAAGGGCGTTCAGTCCGAATTCGTCGATGCCCTCGGAAAGCTGCGGGTCACCGATCCCGTGGCCCTCAAATCCATCCTCGATGCCTTGCCGGAGAAGCGGGTTTATCGCTTCGTCCAGGGGCCGGTGGTGGTGCGTGCCCTCAGGCATTCGCGCACCGAGCTCGCGGCCATTGGCGCGCCGCCGCTCAAATGGACGATCACCGGCAACGGCAATCTGATCGCGCAGGGCGAGACACGCGAGCCCGTGATCGCCTGGCCGGCCGACCTGCCGCTCGGCTATCACCGTCTGACGCTGACCGATGCCGAAGGTGCCACGGAAGACGTGCCTATGATCGTGGCGCCCGAGCGTGCCTTCGGGGGCGATTTCGACCGCGGCTGGCTGCTCGCCGTTCAGCTTTACAGCATCCGCTCGGACCGCAACTGGGGCATCGGCGATTTCACCGATCTGGCCGGTCTGGTCCGGCTGGCCAAGCAACTCGGCGCCGACGGCGTCGGACTCAATCCGCTGCATGTCCTGTTCGACAACCATCCGGCCGATTGCAGCCCCTATTCGCCGAACAGCCGGCTGTTTCTCAATCCGCTCTATATCGACGTCGAGGCCATTCCTGAATTCTCGGCAGACCTCGTGCCGGATGCCGCGGCGACCGCCGCGCGGCTGCGCGAGGGGGACCGCGTCCCCTATGCCGACATGGCGGCGCTGAAATGGCGGGCCTTGCGTGCCGCCTTTGACGCTTTCGTGACAAAGGCGAGCGGTGTTCGCCGCAACGATTTCGACGCTTTTCGCGCTGATCGCGCGCCGCTGTTGTCCCGCTTCGCCTGCTTCGAGGTGCTGCGCCATCGTTTCGTGTCGCCGTGGTGGGAATGGCCGGCGGAATGGCAACAGCCGGACGACACCAAATGCGCTGAGTTGCGCGATGGTCCGGACAAGGAGGAAGTCGAGTTCGTCGAATTCGTGCAGTGGACGGCCGACAGCCAATTGCACGCCGCCAAGGCGCTTGCCAGCCAGCTCGGCATGCGGGTCGGGCTATATCTCGACGTTGCCGTCGGCGTGCAGTCCAACGGCTTCGATGCCTGGAATGAGCAGGTCGCGATCTCGCGGCATCTTGCGGTCGGCGCGCCGCCCGACGTGCTCAACACCGCCGGTCAGGACTGGGGTCTCGCCGGCTTCAATGCCGGCGGCCTGGAGGCGCAGTCCTTCGTGCCGTTCGCCGACATGCTGGCGGCCTCGATGCGCCATGCCGGCGCCATCCGGATCGATCACGTCTTGGGGCTGAAGCGGCTTTATCTGGTGCCGCGCGGCTTCAAGCCCGACAACGGCGCCTATGTGCAGATGCCGTTCGAGGCGCTGCTCGGTGCCATCGCCCGCGAAAGCGTGGCGCACAAATGTATCGTGATCGGCGAGGATCTCGGCACCGTCCCGGAAGGTTTCCGCGAGACCATGCAGGATTTCGGCATCTGGTCCTACCTGGTCATGATGTTCGAGCGCGACGAAGCCGGACATTTCCGCAACTCCGACTTCTACCGGCCCAACGCGCTGGTGACGCTGAACACGCACGACCTCTGCACCTATGCGGGCTGGCGTTCCTTCAGCGACCTCAAGGTTAAGCTCTCGCTCGGACTCGATCCCGGCGAGAGCGAGCAGGCGCGGTGGGATGCTCTTGGCATGCTCGACGAGATCCTGCGCCAGAACGGCATCACCGCCAACGACCTCTATTCGGTGCTCGCCTTCCTGTCGCGCACGCCGTCGCGGCTGTTGGCGGTATCGCTGGAGGATCTGCTCGGCGTGCTCGACCAGCCCAATATTCCCGGCACGATCGACGAGCATCCGAACTGGCGCCAGCGCCTGCCTGTCGCGCTCGACAAGATCGCCGCGAAGGTCGATCTCGCGGCTTTGAAGGCGGCGACGCGGGAACGTTCCCTCATCGGCGGAAGTTGA
- a CDS encoding glycoside hydrolase family 15 protein, translating to MSQKIEDYALIGDCETAALVGRNGSIDWLCWPAFDSDACFAAILGTHKNGRWLIAPGEDITAISRRYLGNSLILETRFETNSGTVALIDFMPPRGKASDIVRLVRGVSGTVKMRMELVIRFGFGVGIPWVRRIDHSLLAVAGQDMTVLRTPVKTRGEDLTTVADFEVKAGETVPFVLTYGPSHLDPPEAIDPEIALQETEKFWQEWCSRCTRDGEYHDLILRSLITLKALTFAPTGGIVAAPTTSLPEKLGGARNWDYRFCWLRDATFTLLALMNSGYTEEALAWHNWLLRAAAGAPANMQIMYGIWGQRRLLEWEAGWLEGYEGAQPVRVGNAAHAQLQLDVYGELIDAFHQSRMAKLKLDDEVTWALECAVLDHLAEVWDQPDHGIWERRGQPRHYVFSKVMTWVAFDRGIKSAETFGFRAPLLHWRALREAIHRDVCNKGFDAEENAFVESYGSKLLDASVLLLPAVGFLPAQDPRIRGTIAAVERHLMRDGFVLRHDPREVSDEQQPIEGAFLACSLWLADAHVLAGSLDKAQVLLDRVVGIANDVGLLAEEYDSGARRQTGNFPQALTHIALINTAHNLSAARQECDKPAVQRSKQ from the coding sequence TTGTCTCAGAAGATCGAAGACTATGCACTGATCGGCGATTGCGAGACCGCGGCGCTGGTCGGGCGCAACGGCTCGATCGACTGGCTGTGCTGGCCCGCCTTCGATTCCGACGCCTGCTTTGCCGCGATCCTCGGCACGCACAAGAACGGCCGCTGGCTGATCGCGCCGGGCGAGGACATCACAGCGATCTCACGCCGCTACCTCGGCAACAGCCTGATCCTCGAGACGCGCTTTGAAACGAACAGCGGCACCGTCGCGCTGATCGACTTCATGCCGCCGCGCGGCAAGGCCTCCGACATCGTCCGGCTGGTGCGCGGCGTCAGCGGCACGGTCAAGATGCGGATGGAGCTTGTCATCCGCTTCGGCTTCGGCGTGGGCATTCCCTGGGTGCGGCGGATCGACCATTCCCTGCTGGCGGTCGCCGGCCAGGACATGACGGTGCTGCGCACGCCGGTGAAGACCCGCGGCGAGGATCTGACCACGGTCGCTGACTTCGAGGTGAAGGCGGGTGAGACCGTGCCGTTCGTGCTAACCTACGGCCCCTCGCATCTCGATCCGCCCGAAGCGATCGATCCCGAGATCGCGCTCCAGGAGACCGAGAAATTCTGGCAGGAATGGTGCAGCCGCTGCACGCGGGACGGTGAATATCACGATCTCATCCTGCGCTCGCTGATCACGCTGAAAGCGCTGACCTTTGCCCCGACCGGCGGCATCGTCGCCGCGCCGACAACGTCCCTGCCGGAAAAGCTCGGCGGGGCCAGGAACTGGGATTACCGCTTCTGCTGGCTGCGCGATGCCACCTTCACGCTGCTGGCGTTGATGAACTCGGGCTATACCGAGGAAGCCCTGGCCTGGCACAATTGGCTGCTGCGCGCGGCGGCCGGCGCGCCGGCGAACATGCAGATCATGTACGGCATCTGGGGCCAGCGGCGCCTGCTGGAATGGGAGGCCGGCTGGCTCGAAGGCTATGAGGGCGCCCAGCCGGTGCGCGTCGGCAATGCCGCGCATGCGCAGCTCCAGCTCGACGTCTATGGCGAGCTGATCGACGCATTCCACCAGTCGCGCATGGCCAAGCTCAAGCTCGACGACGAGGTGACCTGGGCGCTGGAATGCGCCGTGCTCGATCATCTCGCCGAAGTCTGGGACCAGCCCGACCACGGCATCTGGGAGCGGCGCGGCCAGCCGCGGCACTATGTCTTCTCCAAGGTCATGACCTGGGTCGCCTTCGATCGCGGCATCAAGAGCGCCGAAACCTTTGGCTTCAGGGCGCCGCTGCTGCACTGGCGCGCTTTGCGCGAGGCCATTCACCGCGACGTCTGCAACAAGGGATTTGACGCGGAGGAGAATGCCTTCGTCGAGTCCTACGGCTCGAAGCTGCTCGATGCCAGCGTGCTACTGCTGCCAGCGGTCGGCTTCCTGCCGGCGCAAGACCCACGCATCCGCGGCACCATCGCTGCCGTCGAAAGACACCTGATGCGCGACGGTTTTGTCTTGCGCCACGATCCACGCGAGGTCTCCGACGAGCAGCAGCCGATCGAGGGCGCGTTCCTCGCCTGCAGCCTGTGGCTTGCCGATGCCCACGTGCTGGCCGGCAGTCTCGACAAGGCGCAAGTATTGCTCGATCGCGTCGTCGGCATCGCGAACGATGTAGGGCTCCTCGCAGAGGAATATGATTCAGGCGCGCGCCGTCAGACCGGCAATTTCCCGCAGGCCCTGACCCACATCGCGCTGATCAACACCGCACACAATCTGTCGGCGGCAAGGCAGGAGTGCGACAAGCCGGCGGTGCAGCGGTCGAAGCAGTGA
- a CDS encoding HAD family hydrolase, with product MTKISLVVSDVDGTLLTKDKILTDRARGAVQRLHQAGIGFTITSSRPAIGMRFLIEPLALWLPVGPFNGSSIVDPEMNPVEQHLIPASAAERSLQILREFGADIWLFTTDQWLIDNASGKYVPHEQHTIRSEPTIVTDFSPYLASACKIVGASADAAGLEACEKAMQEALGAEATAVRSQTYYLDITPPGFDKGTFVQAMARRLGIATDAVATIGDMQNDLAMFRVSGTSIAMGNATDSVKDQATHVTASNEQDGFAEAMEMILKRNGAA from the coding sequence ATGACGAAAATCTCACTGGTCGTCTCCGACGTCGACGGCACGCTGCTGACCAAGGACAAGATTCTGACCGACCGCGCGAGAGGCGCGGTGCAGCGGCTGCACCAGGCCGGCATCGGCTTCACCATCACCTCCAGCCGTCCCGCGATCGGCATGCGCTTCCTGATCGAGCCGCTGGCGCTGTGGCTGCCGGTCGGCCCGTTCAACGGCTCTTCGATCGTCGATCCCGAGATGAACCCGGTCGAGCAGCATCTGATTCCCGCGAGCGCGGCCGAGCGGTCCCTGCAGATCCTGCGCGAATTCGGCGCCGACATCTGGCTCTTCACCACCGACCAATGGCTGATCGACAACGCCAGCGGCAAATATGTGCCCCACGAGCAGCACACGATCCGCTCCGAACCGACCATCGTAACGGACTTCTCGCCGTATCTCGCCAGTGCCTGCAAGATCGTCGGCGCCAGCGCCGATGCCGCCGGGCTCGAGGCTTGCGAGAAGGCGATGCAGGAGGCGCTCGGAGCTGAGGCCACTGCAGTTCGTTCGCAGACCTATTATCTCGACATCACCCCGCCCGGCTTCGACAAGGGCACGTTCGTGCAGGCGATGGCCAGGCGCCTGGGGATTGCGACCGACGCGGTTGCCACCATCGGCGACATGCAGAACGACCTCGCGATGTTCCGCGTCAGCGGCACCTCGATCGCCATGGGCAACGCCACCGACAGCGTCAAGGACCAGGCTACGCATGTGACGGCGAGCAATGAGCAGGATGGTTTTGCCGAGGCGATGGAGATGATCCTGAAGCGGAATGGGGCCGCTTGA
- a CDS encoding gluconokinase, protein MGRAEAPCALIVMGVSGSGKSTVAEALGERLGWRFEDGDSFHPASNVEKMRAGHPLTDEDRWPWLNAIADEIARVCDRGEHVIIACSALKHTYRDVLLRGRDDVRFVFLKGTKELIAERLAHRKGHFMPTGLLTSQFDTLEPPEASEHVITVSIDESVEAIVDGVVRQLKLSAAKR, encoded by the coding sequence GTGGGCCGCGCTGAAGCACCTTGTGCATTGATCGTGATGGGCGTGTCGGGTTCGGGCAAGAGCACGGTTGCGGAAGCGCTGGGCGAGCGGCTCGGCTGGCGGTTCGAGGACGGCGACAGCTTTCACCCCGCCAGCAATGTCGAGAAGATGCGGGCCGGCCATCCCCTCACCGACGAGGACCGATGGCCGTGGCTCAACGCCATCGCCGACGAGATCGCACGGGTCTGCGACAGAGGTGAGCACGTCATCATCGCCTGCTCGGCACTGAAGCATACCTATCGGGACGTGCTGCTGCGCGGACGCGACGATGTCCGCTTCGTCTTCCTCAAGGGCACCAAGGAGCTGATTGCCGAACGGCTTGCGCACCGCAAAGGCCATTTCATGCCGACCGGGCTGCTGACCAGCCAGTTCGACACGCTGGAGCCGCCAGAGGCGAGCGAGCACGTCATCACCGTCTCGATCGACGAATCCGTCGAGGCGATCGTGGACGGCGTGGTGCGGCAATTGAAGCTGAGCGCGGCGAAGCGCTGA
- the pgl gene encoding 6-phosphogluconolactonase: MATAGQPKLIVAADAEALAQAAAERVIARIAANPGRIAICLTGGSSPKKLYQLLGSDTWRDRIPWDRVHWFIGDERFVAESDPLNNMAVARAIFLDRSAPPGHIHPIPTTAENPDQSAQAYARELQAFYGAESLDPARPLFDMVLMGAGPDGHTASLFPGFPEIEETERWVVGVPKANVAPFVPRVSLTLPALASCREMLFEIAGHDKQPILTRLLNSERLPALRARSIGETVWLVDQAALPEGIRGPR, encoded by the coding sequence ATGGCAACGGCCGGCCAGCCGAAGCTGATCGTCGCGGCCGACGCCGAAGCGCTGGCGCAGGCCGCAGCCGAGCGTGTGATAGCGCGGATCGCGGCCAATCCCGGACGAATCGCGATCTGCCTCACCGGCGGCTCCAGCCCGAAGAAGCTCTATCAGTTGCTCGGCAGCGATACCTGGCGCGACAGGATCCCGTGGGACCGCGTGCACTGGTTCATCGGCGACGAGCGTTTCGTGGCCGAGAGCGATCCCCTCAACAACATGGCGGTCGCCCGGGCGATCTTTCTCGATCGCAGCGCGCCGCCCGGCCATATCCACCCGATTCCGACCACGGCTGAAAATCCGGATCAAAGCGCGCAAGCCTATGCGCGCGAGCTGCAAGCCTTCTATGGCGCTGAAAGCCTCGATCCGGCACGACCGCTGTTCGACATGGTTTTGATGGGCGCAGGCCCGGACGGCCACACCGCCTCGCTGTTTCCCGGCTTCCCCGAAATCGAGGAGACCGAACGCTGGGTCGTCGGCGTCCCCAAGGCCAATGTCGCCCCGTTCGTGCCGCGGGTCTCGCTCACCCTGCCCGCTTTGGCCTCCTGTCGCGAAATGCTGTTCGAGATTGCCGGGCACGACAAGCAGCCGATCTTGACGCGCTTGCTCAATAGCGAGAGGTTGCCGGCCTTACGCGCGCGCTCGATTGGCGAGACCGTCTGGCTGGTCGACCAGGCCGCGCTTCCGGAGGGAATTCGTGGGCCGCGCTGA